A genomic window from Variovorax paradoxus includes:
- a CDS encoding DUF2177 family protein has protein sequence MSAKHLAAWAVTFVVLLVVDMTWLGVVAKGMYQEAMGELMSPNPRLGFAALFYLMYPIGLLVFAIVPGLKAQGVMRAALLGGLFGLFCYATYDLTNLAVIRNWPLALSFIDMAWGTLVSGVAAAAGAVALRWLASR, from the coding sequence ATGAGCGCTAAACACCTGGCTGCATGGGCCGTCACCTTCGTGGTGCTGCTGGTGGTCGACATGACCTGGCTCGGCGTCGTCGCCAAGGGCATGTACCAGGAGGCGATGGGCGAGCTGATGTCGCCCAACCCGCGTCTGGGCTTCGCGGCCCTCTTCTACCTGATGTACCCCATCGGCCTGCTGGTGTTCGCGATCGTGCCGGGGCTGAAGGCGCAGGGTGTGATGCGGGCCGCGCTGCTGGGCGGCCTGTTCGGCCTCTTCTGCTACGCCACCTACGACCTGACCAACCTGGCCGTCATCCGCAACTGGCCGCTGGCACTGTCGTTCATCGACATGGCATGGGGCACGCTGGTGAGTGGCGTGGCGGCTGCGGCGGGCGCGGTGGCGCTGCGCTGGCTCGCGTCGCGCTGA
- a CDS encoding ABC transporter ATP-binding protein/permease, translating to MSSPVTARASTFIQVLRRVFSLAAPYFRSEEKWRARAMLLTIVALNLFYVYVAVLGNQWYGRFYDALQNKDVTTFWREVRVFGWIAFFNIAVQVLKFYITQLLQLRWRTWMTRSYLSRWMADRTFYHLELARYANKDGHTPDNPDQRLQEDMQIFTSSTMTLSMGLLNAVVTLLSFIGLLWGLSGNFSFTFNGTTHQIVGAMVWLALGYSIVGTVVTHFIGRPLIGLNFRQQRFEADFRHHLVRVREYSEAIALDHGEKVERGQLDLRFGDVLRNYLLLIKQQKNLVTFTSFFGQAAVIFPFLVAAQQYFGGAFQLGHLMQIGSAFGKVQESLSWFVDNYDSVAVWRATTDRLTSFDDSMTAHASRDDALQRAPSQMLQTDDLAVALPNGTPLLAGAALAVKPGDSVLLQGPSGSGKSTLFRSFAGIWPFSKGKLQVPDNVAFMPQRPYVPDGKLRDALTYPNPASNFSDDQLRQALTDALLPDLVSRLDDSDAWSQKLSGGEQQRLAIARVLLKKPAWLFADEITSALDAQAESVLYKRLADTVHAAGGAMVSIAHRAAVGDFHNQRWTLVPQEDGAAGGARYRLNTSAGVQPAAA from the coding sequence ATGTCTTCACCCGTCACCGCGCGCGCAAGCACGTTCATCCAGGTATTGCGCCGCGTCTTCTCGCTCGCTGCGCCCTACTTCCGGTCAGAGGAGAAATGGCGCGCCCGCGCCATGCTGCTGACCATCGTCGCGCTCAACCTCTTCTATGTATATGTGGCGGTGCTGGGCAACCAGTGGTATGGGCGCTTCTACGACGCGCTGCAGAACAAGGACGTGACGACCTTCTGGCGCGAGGTGCGCGTGTTCGGCTGGATCGCCTTCTTCAACATCGCGGTGCAGGTGCTGAAGTTCTACATAACCCAGCTGCTGCAGCTGCGCTGGCGCACCTGGATGACGCGCAGCTACCTGTCGCGCTGGATGGCGGACCGCACCTTCTATCACCTGGAGCTGGCGCGCTACGCCAACAAGGACGGTCACACGCCGGACAACCCCGACCAGCGCCTCCAGGAAGACATGCAGATCTTCACCAGCTCCACGATGACGCTCTCAATGGGCCTGTTGAATGCCGTCGTCACTCTCCTGAGCTTCATCGGCCTGCTCTGGGGGCTGTCGGGCAATTTCTCGTTCACCTTCAACGGCACCACCCACCAGATCGTCGGCGCGATGGTCTGGCTGGCGCTTGGGTATTCCATCGTTGGCACCGTCGTCACGCATTTCATCGGCCGCCCGCTGATCGGCCTGAACTTCAGGCAGCAGCGCTTCGAGGCCGATTTCCGGCATCACCTGGTGCGCGTGCGTGAGTACAGCGAGGCGATCGCGCTGGACCACGGCGAGAAGGTCGAGCGCGGACAGCTCGACCTGCGCTTCGGCGACGTGCTGCGCAACTACCTGCTGCTGATCAAGCAGCAGAAGAACCTCGTCACCTTCACCTCGTTCTTCGGACAGGCCGCGGTGATTTTTCCGTTTCTCGTGGCGGCGCAGCAGTACTTTGGCGGCGCGTTCCAGCTCGGCCACCTGATGCAGATCGGCTCGGCCTTCGGCAAGGTGCAGGAGTCGCTCAGCTGGTTCGTCGACAACTACGACAGCGTGGCCGTGTGGCGCGCCACCACCGACCGCCTTACCAGTTTCGATGACAGCATGACGGCCCACGCCTCGCGGGACGATGCCCTGCAGCGCGCGCCCTCGCAGATGCTGCAAACCGACGACCTCGCAGTCGCGCTGCCGAACGGCACGCCGCTGCTTGCCGGCGCCGCTCTGGCGGTGAAACCCGGTGACAGCGTGCTGCTGCAAGGGCCCTCGGGCAGCGGCAAGTCGACGCTGTTCCGCTCGTTCGCGGGCATCTGGCCGTTCTCGAAGGGCAAGCTGCAGGTGCCCGACAACGTCGCCTTCATGCCCCAGCGGCCCTACGTGCCCGACGGCAAGCTGCGCGATGCGCTGACCTACCCCAACCCCGCATCGAACTTCAGCGACGACCAATTGCGCCAGGCCCTGACCGACGCACTGCTGCCCGACCTCGTAAGCCGCCTGGACGACAGCGACGCCTGGAGCCAGAAACTCTCCGGCGGCGAGCAGCAGCGCCTGGCCATCGCGCGGGTGCTGCTCAAGAAACCGGCATGGCTGTTTGCAGACGAGATCACCAGCGCGCTCGACGCCCAGGCCGAAAGCGTGCTCTACAAGCGGCTCGCCGACACGGTGCACGCCGCCGGCGGGGCGATGGTGTCGATCGCGCACCGTGCGGCCGTGGGCGACTTCCACAACCAGCGGTGGACGCTGGTGCCCCAAGAAGACGGCGCTGCCGGCGGCGCGCGCTACCGGCTGAACACCTCAGCGGGGGTTCAGCCCGCCGCGGCGTAG
- the queC gene encoding 7-cyano-7-deazaguanine synthase QueC produces the protein MPLHTTALVLFSGGQDSTTCLADALSKYQRVETLGFDYGQRHRVELDVRGTILLKMRERFPDWAPRLGEDHVLTLAALAQLGGSSLTEEVAFAMQADGLPNTFVPGRNLLFLTLAGALAYRRGLQVIVTGVCETDFSGYPDCRDDTMKAMQLALSLGLERRLVIETPLMWIDKAETWTMAHRLGGEPLVDLIVEETHTCYLGDRVHRQAWGYGCGECPACDLRKKGWERYAAAG, from the coding sequence ATGCCCCTGCACACCACCGCCCTCGTTCTGTTTTCCGGCGGCCAGGACTCGACCACCTGCCTCGCCGATGCGCTCTCGAAGTACCAGCGCGTCGAAACCCTGGGCTTCGACTACGGGCAGCGCCACCGCGTCGAGCTCGACGTGCGCGGCACCATCCTCTTGAAGATGCGCGAGCGCTTCCCTGATTGGGCGCCGCGCCTGGGCGAAGACCATGTGCTCACGCTTGCCGCGCTGGCGCAGCTCGGCGGCTCTTCGCTTACCGAAGAGGTCGCCTTCGCCATGCAGGCCGACGGCTTGCCCAACACCTTCGTGCCCGGGCGCAACCTGCTGTTTCTCACGCTGGCCGGCGCGCTGGCCTATCGGCGCGGGCTGCAGGTGATCGTCACCGGTGTCTGCGAGACCGACTTCTCGGGGTACCCCGACTGCCGCGACGACACCATGAAGGCGATGCAGCTAGCGCTGTCGCTCGGGCTGGAGCGCCGCCTCGTCATCGAGACGCCGCTCATGTGGATCGACAAGGCCGAAACCTGGACCATGGCGCACCGCCTGGGCGGCGAGCCGCTGGTCGACCTGATCGTGGAAGAGACCCACACCTGCTACCTCGGCGACCGCGTGCACCGCCAGGCCTGGGGCTACGGCTGCGGCGAGTGCCCCGCCTGCGACCTGCGCAAGAAGGGCTGGGAGCGCTACGCCGCGGCGGGCTGA
- a CDS encoding alkaline phosphatase, with product MTQRFIAPALLGVSLLLSACGGSNNNGVVLPFIPPTTTPPPAAQAPKNVLFFLGDGMGITTMTAARIYKVGEDGDLTMDTLPETAFVHTYSNDAQVTDSAPSMSAYMTGVKMNNEVISMSPETKAADAAGKAYQVNFDSTCPSGNGQAVETLLEQSKAKGYATGVVTTTRITHATPAATYSHVCHRDAENTIAAALVPGGAGYNGKLGDGVDVFFGGGTDYFIAKEAGGKRNDKRDLIAELKTAKYSFAADKAEFDKLPADGTTKIAGLFTKSHMAYDLDRVASKEPSLAEMTGKAIDALAARKKGFFLMVEGGRIDHALHATNARRALQDTGAFDDAIKLALDKMQAIDPGLKNTLVVVTADHDHTLQLNGYAARTGKTEAGKPGVLGLVKDYVDTSKTSKDVDGNPYTIIGFGNGPRRLPTRGPIADADVENADYKQEAVVPMDAASDSETHGGADVFLGAQGLGADNFAGVITNTDVFALIKKAVGL from the coding sequence ATGACCCAACGCTTCATTGCCCCAGCGCTGCTGGGCGTCTCATTACTGCTGTCCGCTTGCGGCGGCAGCAACAACAACGGCGTCGTGTTGCCGTTCATTCCGCCGACGACGACCCCGCCGCCGGCCGCGCAGGCACCCAAGAATGTCCTGTTCTTCCTCGGCGACGGCATGGGCATCACCACCATGACCGCCGCACGCATCTACAAGGTCGGCGAAGACGGCGACCTCACGATGGACACGCTGCCCGAGACGGCCTTCGTCCACACCTATTCGAACGACGCGCAGGTGACCGACAGCGCCCCTTCGATGTCGGCCTACATGACCGGCGTGAAGATGAACAACGAAGTCATCTCGATGAGCCCCGAGACCAAGGCCGCCGACGCCGCGGGCAAGGCCTACCAGGTCAACTTCGACAGCACCTGCCCCTCGGGCAACGGCCAGGCCGTTGAAACACTGCTGGAGCAGAGCAAGGCCAAGGGCTACGCAACCGGCGTGGTAACCACCACCCGCATCACGCACGCCACGCCCGCCGCCACGTACTCGCACGTGTGCCACCGCGACGCCGAAAACACCATCGCCGCCGCGCTCGTGCCGGGCGGCGCCGGCTACAACGGCAAACTGGGCGACGGCGTCGACGTGTTCTTCGGCGGCGGCACCGATTACTTCATCGCCAAGGAAGCCGGCGGCAAGCGCAACGACAAGCGCGACCTGATCGCCGAACTGAAGACCGCCAAATACAGCTTCGCCGCCGACAAGGCCGAGTTCGACAAGCTGCCGGCCGACGGCACCACCAAGATCGCCGGCCTTTTCACCAAGAGCCACATGGCCTACGACCTCGACCGTGTCGCCTCCAAGGAGCCGAGCCTGGCCGAGATGACCGGCAAGGCCATCGACGCGCTGGCCGCGCGCAAGAAGGGCTTCTTCCTGATGGTGGAAGGCGGGCGCATCGACCATGCGCTGCACGCCACCAATGCACGCCGCGCACTGCAGGACACCGGCGCCTTCGACGACGCCATCAAGCTCGCGCTCGACAAGATGCAGGCCATCGATCCAGGCCTGAAGAACACGCTGGTTGTGGTCACGGCCGACCACGACCACACGCTGCAGCTCAACGGCTATGCCGCGCGCACCGGCAAGACCGAGGCCGGCAAGCCGGGCGTGCTCGGCCTGGTGAAGGACTATGTCGACACCAGCAAGACCAGCAAGGACGTGGACGGCAACCCGTACACCATCATCGGCTTCGGCAACGGCCCGCGCCGTCTCCCCACGCGCGGCCCGATCGCCGACGCCGACGTGGAAAACGCCGATTACAAACAGGAAGCCGTGGTACCGATGGATGCGGCCAGCGACTCCGAAACCCATGGCGGCGCCGACGTATTCCTCGGCGCGCAAGGCCTGGGCGCCGACAACTTCGCCGGCGTGATCACCAACACCGACGTGTTCGCCCTCATCAAGAAGGCGGTCGGCCTGTGA